In Verrucomicrobiota bacterium, the genomic stretch TTCCGAACTACCTGTTCTCCGCGCTGGCGGGCACCACCTGGTATTTCCAATTCTTTTTCTACACGATGGGTGAAACCCAGATGGGTAAGTTCGGCTTTGCCAGTTGGACCCTCCACATGGCCAGCATCATCATCTTCAGCACGATGTGGGGCTGGTTCCTGCACGAGTGGAAAGGCTCCAGCAAGAAAGCCCACTCCCTGATTGCGGCCGGCATCCTGACCCTGATCCTGTCCACGATGATCATCGGGTACGGCACCAAGCTCAAGGCCGAGTCTTCCGCCCCGGCGCCGCAGAAGGTCCAGCAATCGGGCAAATAACCGGCGGTTGCCGCGCTATGGTTCGGATGGTTGAACGAAGGCCAACCTGATGGGTGGCTGGAACTCTGTCATTACTTTATGCGTCGAACATTGATACATCCGCGGGACGAAATCATGCGCACCATGGAGCGCATCTACCGTTACCGCATGACAACCACCTCCGGCGGCAACCTCTCCATTCGCGAGCCCAACGGCGACATCTGGATCACCCCGGCGCGCATTGATAAGGGGAATCTCCGGCGCGAAGATATTGTCTGCGTCCATGCCGATGGCAAAGTCGAGGGGTTGCACAAGCCTTCCTCCGAGTTCCCGTTTCACAAGGCCATCTATGCCGACCGGCCCGACCTGCGCGCCATCGTCCATGCGCATCCGGTGGCGCTGGTCGCCTTCAGCATCTGCCGGCAGGTGCCCAACACGCGGCTGCTTTACCAATCACGCACGATTTGCGGCAAGGTCGGCTTTACGCCATACGCTCTGCCCGGCAGCACCAAGCTGGGGCGCAACATTGCGGCCAGCTTCAAGGAAGGCTTTGATTGCATCATCCTGGAAAACCACGGCGTGGTCACCGGCGGCACGGATTTGCAGAACGCCTTTGAGCGTTTCGAGACGCTGGAGTTCACGGCCAAGACCGTGATCAAAGCGGGCATCCTGGGACCGGTGCGTTATCTGACGAACCGCCAGCTTCAGCAACCCAGCCAGGTGCAGCCTTGCGCCCGCCAGTTCTCCCCGGCCCCGGCCTCCAGTCGGGAGAAGGAACTTCGCAAGGGCATTTGTGAATTTGTCCATCGCGCCTATCAGCAACGCCTGATGATCAGCACCGAAGGCGCGTTTTCCGCCCGCCTGGACCGGGATTCCTTCCTGATCACGCCGCACCGGGTGGATCGCAGCGCCGTCACGGTCGAGGATATTGTGCTGGTGCGCAAAGGCGTGCCCGAGAAAGGCCGCGTGCCGAGCAGCGCCACCCGGAATCACCTGGCCATTTACGCCCGCCACCCCGAGTTTCAGGCGATCGTCAATGCGTATCCCGTCAACGCGACCGCCTTCAGCGTATCCAACGCCGAGCTGGACTCGCGCACCATCCCGGAAAGCTACCTGTTCCTGCGGGATGTGAAGCGTCTCCCTGCCGGCCTGCAATTCCAGGATGGCAAGGCGCTG encodes the following:
- a CDS encoding class II aldolase/adducin family protein; translation: MRRTLIHPRDEIMRTMERIYRYRMTTTSGGNLSIREPNGDIWITPARIDKGNLRREDIVCVHADGKVEGLHKPSSEFPFHKAIYADRPDLRAIVHAHPVALVAFSICRQVPNTRLLYQSRTICGKVGFTPYALPGSTKLGRNIAASFKEGFDCIILENHGVVTGGTDLQNAFERFETLEFTAKTVIKAGILGPVRYLTNRQLQQPSQVQPCARQFSPAPASSREKELRKGICEFVHRAYQQRLMISTEGAFSARLDRDSFLITPHRVDRSAVTVEDIVLVRKGVPEKGRVPSSATRNHLAIYARHPEFQAIVNAYPVNATAFSVSNAELDSRTIPESYLFLRDVKRLPAGLQFQDGKALAAQVSPTQPVALFENDGVLICGTSILDAFDRLEVLESTAEAMINSRPIGAMVPMSEAVIEELLTAFFPNEKRKKK